In a genomic window of Acidobacteriota bacterium:
- the atpD gene encoding F0F1 ATP synthase subunit beta, with amino-acid sequence MAKEQKYGRVVQIIGPVVDVEFEGGHLPDIYSAVRVVSDEGAAETIDVVAEVEQHLGENRVRAVSMKPTDGMQRGMRVIDTRAPISMPVGPGTLGRVMNVLGEPVDFPDRPVVAQERWPIHRHAPTLEQQSTELKMFETGIKVVDLLEPYLQGGKIGLFGGAGVGKTVIIQELIHNIATKHGGVSVFGGVGERTREGNDLWLEFQESGVIDVKDASKSRASLVYGQMTEPPGARLRVGLSALTVAEYFRDAEGKDVLLFIDNIFRFTQAGSEVSALLGRMPSAVGYQPTLLTEMGELQERITSTKKGSITSVQAIYVPADDYTDPAPATTFAHLDATTNLSRAIVELGIYPAVDPLASTSRILDPRIIGEEHYRVARSVKQILQRYKDLQDIIAILGIDELSEEDKLTVSRARKIQKFLSQPFFVASQFTGRQGRYVPIADTVRGFKEIVEGRHDDIPEQAFYMMGSIDEVVDEAKKHRSAA; translated from the coding sequence ATGGCGAAGGAACAGAAATACGGGCGTGTCGTCCAGATCATCGGCCCCGTCGTGGACGTCGAGTTCGAGGGGGGGCACCTGCCGGACATCTACAGCGCGGTGCGCGTCGTGTCGGACGAGGGGGCCGCGGAGACGATCGATGTCGTCGCGGAGGTGGAGCAGCATCTCGGCGAGAACCGCGTGCGCGCGGTGTCGATGAAGCCCACCGACGGGATGCAGCGCGGCATGCGCGTCATCGACACGCGGGCGCCCATCTCGATGCCGGTGGGCCCGGGCACGCTCGGGCGCGTCATGAACGTCCTCGGCGAGCCGGTGGACTTTCCCGACAGGCCGGTCGTCGCGCAGGAGCGCTGGCCGATTCACCGGCACGCCCCGACGCTGGAGCAGCAGTCGACCGAGCTGAAGATGTTCGAGACCGGCATCAAGGTGGTCGATCTGCTCGAGCCGTACCTGCAGGGGGGCAAGATCGGGTTGTTCGGCGGCGCGGGTGTCGGCAAGACCGTCATCATCCAGGAGCTGATCCACAACATCGCGACCAAGCACGGCGGCGTGTCGGTGTTCGGCGGGGTCGGCGAGCGCACGCGCGAGGGGAACGACCTGTGGCTCGAATTCCAGGAGAGCGGGGTCATCGACGTGAAGGACGCGTCGAAGTCACGCGCCTCGCTCGTCTACGGACAGATGACCGAGCCGCCGGGCGCGCGGCTGCGGGTCGGGCTGAGCGCGCTGACCGTGGCCGAGTATTTCCGCGACGCGGAAGGCAAGGACGTGCTGCTCTTCATCGACAACATCTTCCGCTTCACGCAGGCCGGCTCCGAGGTGTCCGCGCTGCTCGGCCGGATGCCGTCGGCCGTCGGCTACCAGCCGACGCTGCTGACCGAGATGGGCGAGCTGCAGGAGCGCATCACGTCCACCAAGAAGGGGTCGATCACCTCCGTGCAGGCGATCTACGTGCCGGCCGACGACTACACGGACCCCGCGCCGGCGACGACCTTCGCGCACCTCGATGCCACGACGAACCTGTCGCGCGCGATCGTCGAGCTGGGCATCTACCCGGCGGTCGATCCGCTGGCGTCCACCTCGCGCATCCTGGATCCCCGGATCATCGGCGAGGAGCACTACCGGGTGGCGCGGTCGGTGAAGCAGATCCTGCAGCGATACAAGGACCTGCAGGACATCATCGCGATCCTCGGCATCGACGAGCTGTCCGAGGAGGACAAGCTCACCGTGTCGCGCGCGCGCAAGATCCAGAAGTTCCTCTCGCAGCCGTTCTTCGTGGCCTCCCAGTTCACGGGGCGGCAGGGACGCTACGTGCCGATTGCCGACACGGTGCGCGGCTTCAAGGAGATCGTCGAAGGGCGGCACGACGACATCCCGGAGCAGGCGTTCTACATGATGGGCAGCATCGACGAAGTGGTCGACGAGGCGAAGAAGCACCGCTCGGCCGCCTAG
- a CDS encoding ABC transporter ATP-binding protein, with the protein MPKAGSGMANAIEVRDVTKVYRRYGHRRQFATLKSALLSGSLIRDLRPDETFTAVSHVSFDVARGSTFGVVGRNGSGKSTMLKLVAGISKPTGGDVRVQGRISALIELGAGFHPEISGRENVFINGIMLGLSKREVARRFDEIVEFAELREFIDAPVKTYSSGMYMRLGFAVAIHVDPDVLLVDEVLAVGDEGFTHKCLDKFAEFKRRGRTILLVTHSLNLVERFCDEALWLDAGAVRAQGDPRRVVDSYIRDVEHSEEAHLAASDSRAHDAIAASAPAETAASPSPAGEPAEADDRAVRSMYDAAEGRWGSREVEITDVRLTTRGGEARHVFESGEPLSITMSVRASRQIDDVVFGIGIYTADGIFCYGTNTGIDGLDVAPFSGEGTITLDLPRLELTQRTYKLDVAAHRRDGRNYDYHRLLYTFRVKSRTLDVGIYRPAHSWRFSPNIVVIKAPDAR; encoded by the coding sequence ATGCCGAAGGCCGGAAGCGGAATGGCAAACGCCATCGAAGTTCGCGACGTGACGAAAGTGTACCGGCGTTACGGCCACCGCCGGCAGTTCGCCACGCTCAAGAGCGCGTTGCTGTCGGGAAGCCTGATCCGGGACCTGCGCCCCGACGAGACGTTCACCGCGGTCAGTCACGTGTCGTTCGATGTCGCCAGGGGCAGCACGTTCGGCGTGGTCGGCAGGAACGGTTCCGGGAAGAGCACGATGCTGAAGCTCGTGGCGGGCATCTCGAAACCGACCGGGGGGGACGTCCGCGTCCAGGGCCGCATCTCGGCGCTGATCGAGCTGGGCGCCGGGTTCCACCCGGAGATTTCCGGCCGTGAGAACGTCTTCATCAACGGCATCATGCTCGGGCTCTCGAAGCGGGAGGTCGCACGCCGTTTCGACGAGATCGTGGAGTTCGCCGAACTGCGCGAGTTCATCGATGCGCCGGTGAAGACCTACTCCTCCGGCATGTACATGCGCCTCGGCTTCGCCGTCGCCATCCACGTGGATCCCGACGTGCTCCTGGTGGACGAGGTGCTGGCCGTCGGCGACGAGGGCTTCACGCACAAGTGCCTCGACAAGTTCGCCGAGTTCAAGCGCCGCGGGAGGACGATTCTGCTCGTGACCCACTCCCTCAACCTCGTGGAGCGGTTTTGCGACGAGGCGCTGTGGCTCGACGCCGGAGCCGTGCGCGCGCAGGGGGATCCCAGGCGGGTCGTCGACAGCTACATCAGGGACGTGGAACACAGCGAGGAAGCGCACCTGGCGGCCTCCGACTCGAGAGCGCACGACGCCATCGCGGCGTCAGCCCCGGCCGAGACGGCCGCCTCCCCGTCTCCGGCCGGCGAGCCAGCTGAGGCCGACGACCGGGCCGTGCGCAGCATGTACGACGCGGCCGAGGGACGCTGGGGCTCGCGTGAAGTCGAGATCACCGACGTGCGGCTCACGACTCGTGGCGGAGAGGCCCGGCACGTGTTCGAGAGCGGCGAACCGCTGTCGATCACGATGTCCGTTCGCGCGTCGCGTCAAATCGACGACGTCGTGTTCGGCATCGGCATCTACACGGCCGACGGGATTTTCTGTTACGGCACGAACACCGGCATCGATGGCCTCGACGTCGCCCCCTTCTCCGGCGAAGGGACGATCACCCTCGATCTTCCGAGGCTCGAACTCACGCAGCGCACCTACAAGCTGGACGTTGCCGCGCACCGGCGCGACGGCCGGAACTACGACTATCACCGTCTCCTCTACACGTTCCGCGTCAAATCACGGACGCTGGACGTCGGCATCTACCGCCCGGCGCACTCGTGGCGCTTTTCACCGAATATCGTCGTGATCAAGGCGCCGGACGCCCGGTAA
- a CDS encoding DUF1059 domain-containing protein, producing the protein MKVLRCGDVMPGCNAVITGKDSDEVLEKAEIHARKEHNTMLFPPSVVSQIERAIKDGEDAARAR; encoded by the coding sequence ATGAAGGTGCTTCGCTGTGGTGACGTGATGCCCGGCTGTAACGCCGTCATCACGGGCAAGGACTCCGACGAGGTCCTCGAGAAGGCCGAGATCCACGCGCGGAAGGAGCACAACACGATGCTCTTCCCGCCGAGCGTGGTCTCGCAAATCGAGCGCGCGATCAAGGACGGGGAAGACGCCGCACGCGCTCGATGA
- a CDS encoding ABC transporter permease yields the protein MFHNLRELPRYRGLIQSLVARELKARYRGSVLGFFWSFINPLLLLLIYSFVFTFVIPARSPGHEPYALFMFCGILPWTWFSASLLESSNVLISGGNLIKKVLFPAEILPIVSVSVLANMVHFFFGLPILAAFLVYYRMPLQPSELAWFPVVVFVQLLLTLGLALFLSALTVHFRDLRDILSNVLTFWFFATPIIYPMLLAPPRAQRWLNANPFTHLAISYQEILFYEGPFGHWRWLLALLVASAALFLFGYFIFDRLRDSFAEEV from the coding sequence ATGTTTCATAACCTGCGAGAGCTGCCGCGATACCGGGGCCTCATCCAGAGCCTCGTGGCGCGCGAGTTGAAAGCGCGCTACCGCGGATCGGTGCTCGGGTTCTTCTGGTCCTTCATCAACCCGCTCCTGCTGCTGCTCATCTACTCTTTTGTCTTCACCTTCGTAATCCCGGCGCGGTCGCCCGGGCACGAGCCGTACGCGCTGTTCATGTTCTGCGGCATCCTGCCCTGGACGTGGTTCTCGGCGTCGCTGCTGGAATCCTCGAACGTCCTGATCTCGGGTGGCAACCTGATCAAAAAGGTGCTCTTCCCCGCCGAGATCCTTCCCATCGTCAGCGTCAGCGTGCTGGCGAACATGGTGCATTTCTTCTTCGGGTTGCCCATCCTCGCCGCGTTCCTGGTGTACTACCGGATGCCGCTCCAGCCGTCCGAGCTGGCCTGGTTTCCCGTTGTGGTCTTCGTGCAGCTGCTTCTCACGCTCGGCCTTGCCCTGTTCCTCTCGGCACTGACCGTCCATTTCCGCGACCTGCGCGACATCCTGTCGAACGTGCTGACGTTCTGGTTCTTCGCGACCCCGATTATTTACCCGATGCTGCTCGCACCGCCGCGGGCGCAGCGGTGGCTCAACGCGAACCCGTTCACCCATCTCGCCATCTCGTACCAGGAGATCCTGTTCTACGAGGGCCCGTTCGGCCATTGGCGATGGCTGCTGGCGCTGCTCGTGGCATCCGCCGCCCTGTTCCTGTTCGGGTACTTCATCTTCGATCGGCTGCGCGACTCCTTTGCGGAGGAGGTCTGA
- a CDS encoding F0F1 ATP synthase subunit epsilon: protein MPESLTLEIVTPDHAIAHDQVDEVEIPGADGYFGVLPGHTPLLAALQVGVLWYRKGEEKSYLALAFGFAEVMPDRVTILAQVAERAEDIDVSRAHGARARAEQRLGKPSSDVDMERARVALLKSLARLQVSGKARIRA from the coding sequence ATACCGGAGTCGTTGACGCTCGAGATCGTGACGCCCGATCACGCGATCGCGCACGATCAGGTGGACGAAGTCGAGATTCCCGGCGCCGACGGGTACTTCGGCGTCCTCCCCGGTCACACGCCGCTGCTCGCGGCCCTGCAGGTCGGCGTGCTCTGGTACCGCAAGGGGGAGGAGAAGTCTTACCTGGCCCTGGCGTTCGGCTTCGCCGAGGTGATGCCGGATCGTGTCACCATCCTCGCGCAAGTGGCGGAGCGAGCGGAGGACATCGATGTATCGCGCGCGCACGGCGCCCGCGCGCGCGCCGAGCAGCGGCTGGGCAAACCGTCATCGGACGTGGACATGGAGCGCGCGCGCGTCGCGCTGCTCAAATCGCTGGCGCGACTGCAGGTTTCCGGCAAAGCCCGGATCCGGGCCTGA
- the atpG gene encoding ATP synthase F1 subunit gamma, whose product MPSLIDLRRRIRAVKSTQQITKAMKMIAASRLRRAQDRVVNARPFATDMLRVLNDVAERVEPDTHPLLDQRPAGGKILFVVITADRGLCGSFNSNIIKNAGQFIMAHDPGAIALGLVGRKGRDFFSRRGFEVKFEHVNIFQRVSYNDARAIARAATEDFTSRAVDQVYLIYNEFKSVLSQRVVIERLLPIPRLADRPAEPAEGEAAPVEFLFEPGPEAVFEELLPRHVEIQAWRALLESNAAFFAAQMTAMDTATKNSAEMIDQLTLYMNKLRQAAITREIIEVVSGAQAL is encoded by the coding sequence ATGCCGTCCCTCATCGATCTCCGGCGGCGCATCCGGGCGGTCAAGTCGACGCAGCAGATTACGAAGGCGATGAAGATGATCGCCGCCTCGCGCCTTCGCCGCGCGCAGGACCGCGTCGTCAACGCCCGGCCGTTTGCGACCGACATGCTGCGCGTCCTGAACGACGTGGCGGAGCGCGTCGAGCCCGACACGCACCCGCTGCTCGATCAGCGTCCCGCGGGCGGCAAGATCCTGTTTGTCGTCATCACGGCGGATCGCGGGCTGTGCGGGAGCTTCAACAGCAACATCATCAAGAACGCCGGGCAGTTCATCATGGCGCACGACCCCGGGGCGATCGCGCTGGGGCTGGTGGGACGCAAGGGGCGCGACTTCTTCTCGCGGCGCGGCTTCGAGGTGAAGTTCGAGCACGTGAACATCTTCCAGCGCGTGAGCTACAACGACGCGCGGGCGATCGCGCGCGCCGCCACCGAGGACTTCACGTCCCGCGCGGTCGACCAGGTGTATTTGATCTACAACGAGTTCAAGTCCGTGCTGTCGCAGCGCGTCGTCATCGAGCGCCTGCTGCCGATTCCGCGGCTGGCGGATCGGCCGGCGGAGCCCGCGGAGGGCGAGGCCGCCCCGGTGGAGTTCCTGTTCGAGCCGGGCCCGGAGGCCGTGTTCGAGGAGCTGCTGCCGCGCCACGTCGAGATCCAGGCGTGGCGCGCGCTGCTCGAGTCCAACGCGGCGTTCTTCGCGGCGCAGATGACCGCGATGGACACGGCGACGAAGAATTCGGCGGAGATGATCGATCAGCTGACCCTCTACATGAACAAGCTGAGGCAGGCGGCGATCACGCGGGAAATCATCGAGGTTGTTTCAGGAGCGCAGGCACTCTAA
- the rfaE2 gene encoding D-glycero-beta-D-manno-heptose 1-phosphate adenylyltransferase — translation MEPPAVSEAEAAELVHRWRNEGRRVVFTNGVFDILHPGHLRYLQAARAEGDALVVAVNSDRSVRANKGPSRPVNAEQERAEVLAALACVDAVVIFDEETPEAIVRRLQPDILVKGADWPADHIVGRDTVEARGGRVVRMPVEKGFSTSAIIERVRRLPRP, via the coding sequence ATGGAGCCTCCTGCCGTGAGCGAGGCGGAGGCCGCCGAGCTGGTGCACCGATGGCGGAACGAGGGACGGCGGGTGGTCTTCACCAACGGCGTCTTCGACATCCTGCATCCGGGCCACCTGCGCTACCTGCAGGCGGCACGGGCGGAAGGCGATGCGCTGGTCGTGGCGGTGAACTCGGACCGATCCGTGCGCGCGAACAAGGGGCCGTCGCGGCCGGTCAACGCGGAGCAGGAGCGCGCCGAGGTCCTCGCCGCGCTCGCCTGTGTCGATGCCGTCGTGATTTTCGATGAAGAAACGCCGGAAGCGATCGTCCGCCGGCTGCAGCCCGACATCCTCGTCAAGGGAGCGGACTGGCCGGCGGATCACATCGTCGGCCGCGACACCGTCGAGGCCCGCGGCGGACGCGTGGTGCGGATGCCGGTGGAGAAAGGCTTCTCCACCAGCGCGATCATCGAGCGCGTGCGGCGTCTTCCCCGTCCTTGA
- a CDS encoding serine/threonine-protein phosphatase, giving the protein MRVSWAALSDPGLRRDVNEDTWCARPDIGLFVVADGMGGHAAGEVASRVAVEAIEEFARESAAADRHRTWPFPYDPAISLNGNRLKSAFRIANRRIAATSAGASELRGMATTACGVLVGNGAVSVAHVGDSRVYLLRGGELRQVTIDHSWVEEQVRAGVMDAHAARQHPWRNVVTRALSGGDDPEADVADLPLQPGDRLLLCSDGLSGVVPHDEIAARLGAEGALEGVCASLIEAANAAGGPDNITALVLDVS; this is encoded by the coding sequence ATGCGCGTGTCGTGGGCGGCGCTCTCCGATCCGGGCCTGCGGCGTGACGTCAACGAGGACACGTGGTGCGCCCGGCCGGACATCGGCCTGTTCGTCGTGGCGGATGGCATGGGGGGGCATGCGGCCGGCGAGGTGGCCTCGCGCGTCGCGGTCGAGGCGATCGAGGAATTCGCCCGCGAGAGCGCCGCGGCCGACCGTCATCGCACCTGGCCGTTTCCGTACGACCCGGCGATCTCGCTGAACGGGAACCGTCTGAAGTCGGCGTTCCGCATTGCGAACCGCCGGATCGCGGCCACGTCGGCCGGCGCCAGCGAGCTGCGCGGCATGGCGACGACGGCGTGCGGTGTGCTCGTGGGGAACGGCGCCGTGTCGGTTGCCCACGTCGGCGACAGCCGTGTCTACCTGCTGCGCGGCGGCGAGCTGCGACAGGTGACGATCGATCATTCCTGGGTGGAGGAGCAGGTTCGCGCCGGCGTGATGGACGCGCATGCCGCGCGGCAGCACCCCTGGCGCAACGTGGTCACGCGGGCGCTGTCTGGCGGCGACGATCCGGAGGCCGACGTGGCCGACCTGCCGCTGCAGCCCGGCGATCGCCTCCTGCTCTGCTCGGACGGCCTGAGCGGCGTCGTGCCGCACGACGAGATCGCCGCGCGGCTCGGCGCGGAAGGGGCGCTCGAGGGGGTGTGCGCCTCGCTGATCGAGGCGGCCAACGCGGCAGGAGGGCCCGACAACATCACCGCGCTCGTACTCGATGTTTCATAA